From the genome of Pseudomonas mohnii:
CGGCGGTGTGCAGCGACAAGTCCCAATAGCGCTCGGCGTAGTCCGACAGAGACGGATCACTGAGCCGTGCACTGCGCTTGAGGGCCAGGCCGAGAATCAGGTTCATGCTTTGCCCGGTACCCAGTCGGTGCAGCGCCTGCGACAGGGTTTGTACAGGTGCGCCGTGATGCTGGGCCGCGCTGTTGGCGGCGGCGATCAGAACCGCCGTGACCTGCGGGTCTGTGCGGATCTCGTCTTCCAGCGCCGTCAAGTCCAGACCGTCAGGATTGAGGCTACGCTTGACCGCCAACTGCACGTCGGTCATCAGCGGCGCGCCCTCGGACAGTTCACGACGACGCTCCAGGAATACAGACAGGGTCATGCCCGGCGCCAGCGCCGGCACTTCGCACGACACCTCTTCCCCCCCATCGAGCAGCAATCCGTGCAAGCGCTGAGTCAGGCTTTCCATGTTCAACGGTTTGGTCAGGTAGGCGGCAGGCGCCAGCGGCAAGACCTCGCGTACGCTGGCGCTGTCGTTGCGACTGCTCATCAGGATGAAGGGCAACGGTGGGTTGCGTTTGCGCTGGCGAACACTGCGCAACACATTCAGGCCATCGACACCGGGCAATTCCCAGTCGACGATCACCAGATCGTAAGGGTAGGCCGCCAGCAACTCCAACGCCTGCTGGCCGTCGGCGCACAGATCCAGTCGTGCGTCACAGCGAACGTTCAACAACACTTCCTTGAGCAGATCACGGGACCAAGGGTCGGCCTCAGCGATCAGTACTCTCGGAACCGCGGGTAAAATGACAGCTGTCATACAGCGCTCCCTGACAATGCTCGAACCTTATCCAATGCCGCTCCTTCGAATAGTATCAATACGTGGTATCTGTTCTGGCAGATATAAAAAAACCCGCCGAAGCGGGTTTTTTGTCGATCAAGTCACACTTGGCGATCAGAGCTCAGCGAAGCATTCTTCGATGATCGCCAGACCTTTGTCCAGTTGTTCGTCCGGAGCAGTCAGCGGTACCAGGACGCGCAGAACGTTGCCGTAGGTGCCGCAGGACAGCAGGATCAGGCCTTTGTCGCGAGCCTTGGCCACAACGGATGCCACAGCGGCAGCGTTCGGCTTGTGGCTGTCGCCGTTTTCGAACAGCTCGACAGCGATCATTGCGCCCAGGGCACGGACTTCACCGATCACCGACGGGTATTTGGCCTGGATGGCTTTGAGGCCAGTGACCAGACGCTCGCCGACGGACTTGCAGCGGTCCAGCAGGTGCTCTTCTTCGAACACTTCCATCACGGCCAGGGCCGCGGCGCAAGCGATCGGGCTACCGGCGTAGGTGCCGCCCAGGCCGCCTGGAGCGATAGCGTCCATGTATTCGGCCTTGCCGCACACACCGGCCAGCGGGAAGCCGCCAGCGATGGATTTGGCGAAAGTGGTCAGGTCGGCAGCAACGCCCATCTGTTCCATGGCGAAGAACGTACCGGTACGGCCCGCGCCGGTCTGTACTTCGTCAGCGATCATCAGGATGCCGTGCTGGTCGCACAGGGCACGCAGACGCTTCATGAATTCTTTCGGCGCGACGTAGAAACCACCTTCACCCTGTACAGGCTCGATGATGATCGCGGCGATGTCTTTCGGCTCGGCGTCGTTCTTGAAGATGCGCTCGATGGAAGCGATCGAATCGTCGATGCTCACGCCATGCAGTTCGTTCGGGTACAGCGCGCGGAAGATACCGCCTGGCATCAGACCCATGCCGGCCGAGTAAGGCACGACTTTACCGGTCAGGCCCAGGGTCATCATGGTGCGACCGTGGTAGGCGCCGGTGAAGGCGATCACGCCGGCACGGCCAGTGGCGGCACGAGCGATTTTCACGGCGTTTTCCACGGCTTCGGAACCGGTGGTGACCAGCAGGGTTTTCTTGGCGAAATCACCTGGCACCTTGGCGTTGATTTTTTCGCACACTTCCACGTACGGCTCGTAGGCCAGTACCTGGAAGCAGGTGTGGGTCAGCTTGTTCAGTTGCTCGGTCACGGCGGCGATGACTTTCGGGTGCACGTGACCGGTGTTCAGCACAGCGATACCGCCGGCGAAGTCGATGAACTCGCGACCTTCAACGTCGGTCACGGTAGCGTTCTTCGCGGACTCGGCGAAGATCGGGTGAATCTGGCCTACGCCACGTGGAACAGCAGCGGTACGGCGGGCCATCAAAGAAGCGTTAGTCTTGCTCATACATTCCTCATTCGCCGCTCATCGGTCGGCGTGGTTCAAGGATTAGGCAGCGAGGAGGCAACTTCGGCAGCATGCGATGATCGACTGCCACAGCTTTCCCCGCCACAGAGAAAATTCCGTTTGAAGCACGCAAAGGAACAGCGCTCTCGTGCCCTTTGCGTTTGAAGCAATGCCTTGCCGGGCTTATGCCCTCGAGCTTAGATGCCCAGGCAGAGGTATTTGATTTCCAGGTAATCTTCGATGCCGTACTTGGAGCCTTCACGGCCCAGGCCCGAGGCCTTGATACCGCCGAATGGCGCGACTTCGTTGGAGATCAGCCCGGTGTTGACGCCGACCATGCCGTATTCCAGGGCTTCAGCCACACGGAACACACGACCCAGGTCACGCGCATAGAAGTACGAGGCCAGACCGAACTCGGTGTCGTTGGACATCGCGATCACGTCGGCTTCGTCTTTGAAACGGAACAGCGGCGCCAATGGACCGAAGGTTTCTTCCTTGGCCACGGCCGCGTTGTTCGGCACGTTGGTCAGGATGGTCGGCTCGAAGAAGTTGCCTTCGATAGACTTGCCGCCGGACAGCACGGTAGCGCCTTTGGCAACGGCGTCAGCGATGTGCTCTTGCACCTTGGCCACGGCTTTTTCATCGATCAGCGGGCCAGTGGTGGTGCCTGCTTCCAGACCGTTGCCGATCTTCAGCTTGGCCACGGCCACTTTCAGCTTCTCGGCGAAGGCGTCGTAGACCGAATCCTGGATGTACAGGCGGTTGGCGCAGACGCAGGTCTGACCGTTGTTGCGGTACTTGGAAATGATCGCGCCTTCGACGGCCTTATCCAGGTCCGCGTCGTCGAACACGATGAACGGTGCGTTGCCGCCCAGTTCCAGGGACACTTTCTTGATGTCCTTGGCGCATTCGGCCATCAGTTGACGACCGATTTCGGTCGAACCGGTGAAGGACAGTTTGCGCACGATCGGGTTGCTGGTCAGCTCGGTGCCGATGTCGCCGGCGCTGCCGGAAACCACGCTGAACACACCAGCAGGGATGCCGGCACGCTGGGCCAATTCAGCCAGGGCGAACGCGGAGAACGGCGTTTGCGAAGCAGGCTTGAGCACCATAGTGCAACCGGCGGCCAGGGCCGGGCCGGCTTTACGGGTGATCATTGCGGCCGGGAAGTTCCACGGGGTGATGGCAGCGGTCACGCCGATTGGCTGCTTGATCACGATCAGGCGCTTGTCTGGCTGGTGGCCCGGAATCACATCACCGTAGATGCGCTTGGCTTCTTCGGCGAACCACTCGATAAAGGAAGCGGCGTAAACGATTTCGCCCTTGGCTTCGGCCAGTGGCTTGCCTTGTTCCAGGGTCATCAGGCGAGCCAGGTCGTCCTGGTTCTCGATGATCAGTTCGAACCAGCGACGCAGCTTGTTCGCACGCTCTTTGGCGGTCAGTGCACGCCAGGCCGGCAGCGCTTTGTCAGCAGCTTCGATTGCACGGCGGGTTTCGGCAGCGCCCATTTTCGGCACAGTACCCAGAATTTCGCCCGTTGCCGGGTTGTTGACCTTGATCGTCTGACCATTGTCCGCATCAACCCAAGCGCCATCGATGAAGGCTTGCTGGCGGAACAACTGGGTGTCTTTAAGCTGCATGTCGGCTTTCCTTAACAGCACCGCGCGATACGCGGAGCAAATTATGATTGTAGAAAGGCGCCTCAGTAGGCTGCCGTCAGGGAAATCATTCACCGGGCTGAAGCACATAAATAGCGCACGTATTGAATTCGTGCGGTTCAGCACCCAGACAAGAGCGTTTGAAATCTCAAACGAATCCTAGGATCAAAGGGGTTAAAGGACAATAGGGCGTTCGAAAAAAAGAACGAAAACGTCTTTTTTGCTGTGATTTTCTGATCAACGTAACAAAGGCAGGTTACGCTTTGGAAAAACGCAGGCGATTCAGCAGCATGGACGCCCGCAGTGCATATGAGTATCATGGCGCCCGCGCTGCACCAGTAGCTCAGCTGGATAGAGTACTGCCCTCCGAAGGCAGGGGTCGTGGGTTCGAATCCCGCCTGGTGCACCATCTATAGAAACGAGAAAGCCTCAGGCCGTAAGGTCTGGGGCTTTTTTGTGGGCGCACAAAAAAACCGCCTGAGCGGTTTTTTTCATTCCGTCGTCCAATCAAACTCGTCGTATTCATCATCGTCCTCGTCATCCTCGAAGCCTTCATCTTCGAGCACGTCGTCTTCAACGATGTCTTCGTCCGGCTGATTCAGCAGAAAATCCTTACGACTTTCGGTAATCGCTCGCCGTAGTTCCTCACCCTTTTCCGGGCAGTTGAGCATTTGGGCGATGCGGTCGATTTTTTTTGTCACGGCATCCTCCAACGCATCGACTACAGGCTGATAGTGCGCGCTTTCGGGGAGGGATGCCAAATCCCCGGAAGGCCGCGCACTTCAGTTTTTTCTGCAAAGCCGCTGAAGTGATCAGGCTTCAGCGGTGGTAACGCCGGACCACGCTGCTGTTTTTCAGCACATGACCGTTGATTCGTTCCAGCAGCTGCGCACGGGTCAGGCCTGCCGGCAACGCATCCGGTGCGAGGTCCAGGGCGTAGATCTGGATGATGTAATGGTGCGCACTGTCGCCAGCCGGCGGGCAGGGGCCGACGTAACCGGCGGTGCCTTTGCTGTTGATGCCGGACACGCCTTCAAGTGTGGACTTTGCGCCGACACCGGACGCGATCTGGTGGGTGCTGGCTTTGATGCCGTAATGCACCCAGTGATCGACACCCTGTCCTTTCTGGCCGTCAGGGTCGTGCATGACGATGGCGTAACTGAGCGTTCCGGCCGGGCCGGCGCTCCAGCTCAGCGCCGGTGAAACATTATGCCCGCCGCAGCCCGGCGCATCGCTGGCAGCGGCAGAAGTGAACAACCGGTCATCCGACACGCCTGGGATGTTCAGGGTGAAACGCTCCTGGGTCGCTTGTGCCGCCTGCGCCGCATGCGCCGGCAATTGCACGCAAAGGGCGACCGCTATGGCCGCTAGCCAAGGGTTCAGAGAGGTCAATCGGGTCATGCCGGAGTACCTTGTGCGGGTGGGGCCGTCGTCGGCGTGCAAACTATAGCTGGAGCTTTCATTTGGTGGCACCAGGATTTGGCGCAACCTTCAACAATTGCGCCGTTTTTTTCAACGAAGCACCGCGCCTCAGAACCGTCCTACACCCGTTACTGAAGACGGTGACGAGGATAGGTCGAC
Proteins encoded in this window:
- the gabD gene encoding NADP-dependent succinate-semialdehyde dehydrogenase; translation: MQLKDTQLFRQQAFIDGAWVDADNGQTIKVNNPATGEILGTVPKMGAAETRRAIEAADKALPAWRALTAKERANKLRRWFELIIENQDDLARLMTLEQGKPLAEAKGEIVYAASFIEWFAEEAKRIYGDVIPGHQPDKRLIVIKQPIGVTAAITPWNFPAAMITRKAGPALAAGCTMVLKPASQTPFSAFALAELAQRAGIPAGVFSVVSGSAGDIGTELTSNPIVRKLSFTGSTEIGRQLMAECAKDIKKVSLELGGNAPFIVFDDADLDKAVEGAIISKYRNNGQTCVCANRLYIQDSVYDAFAEKLKVAVAKLKIGNGLEAGTTTGPLIDEKAVAKVQEHIADAVAKGATVLSGGKSIEGNFFEPTILTNVPNNAAVAKEETFGPLAPLFRFKDEADVIAMSNDTEFGLASYFYARDLGRVFRVAEALEYGMVGVNTGLISNEVAPFGGIKASGLGREGSKYGIEDYLEIKYLCLGI
- a CDS encoding YbhB/YbcL family Raf kinase inhibitor-like protein; translation: MTRLTSLNPWLAAIAVALCVQLPAHAAQAAQATQERFTLNIPGVSDDRLFTSAAASDAPGCGGHNVSPALSWSAGPAGTLSYAIVMHDPDGQKGQGVDHWVHYGIKASTHQIASGVGAKSTLEGVSGINSKGTAGYVGPCPPAGDSAHHYIIQIYALDLAPDALPAGLTRAQLLERINGHVLKNSSVVRRYHR
- a CDS encoding response regulator, whose translation is MTAVILPAVPRVLIAEADPWSRDLLKEVLLNVRCDARLDLCADGQQALELLAAYPYDLVIVDWELPGVDGLNVLRSVRQRKRNPPLPFILMSSRNDSASVREVLPLAPAAYLTKPLNMESLTQRLHGLLLDGGEEVSCEVPALAPGMTLSVFLERRRELSEGAPLMTDVQLAVKRSLNPDGLDLTALEDEIRTDPQVTAVLIAAANSAAQHHGAPVQTLSQALHRLGTGQSMNLILGLALKRSARLSDPSLSDYAERYWDLSLHTAEYARTLARLLDLDQARCYCAGMLHRLGDLALLRCLQEWKQAGGELDEQEAVGEALAEFSAAYGSALRTRWRLPLELRELIAATYQLGGGVYSREALVMNMAAQLARLSEHEGLEDLAKSRTARLLKIGLPELVRLRKK
- the gabT gene encoding 4-aminobutyrate--2-oxoglutarate transaminase — encoded protein: MSKTNASLMARRTAAVPRGVGQIHPIFAESAKNATVTDVEGREFIDFAGGIAVLNTGHVHPKVIAAVTEQLNKLTHTCFQVLAYEPYVEVCEKINAKVPGDFAKKTLLVTTGSEAVENAVKIARAATGRAGVIAFTGAYHGRTMMTLGLTGKVVPYSAGMGLMPGGIFRALYPNELHGVSIDDSIASIERIFKNDAEPKDIAAIIIEPVQGEGGFYVAPKEFMKRLRALCDQHGILMIADEVQTGAGRTGTFFAMEQMGVAADLTTFAKSIAGGFPLAGVCGKAEYMDAIAPGGLGGTYAGSPIACAAALAVMEVFEEEHLLDRCKSVGERLVTGLKAIQAKYPSVIGEVRALGAMIAVELFENGDSHKPNAAAVASVVAKARDKGLILLSCGTYGNVLRVLVPLTAPDEQLDKGLAIIEECFAEL